The genomic stretch CCCTCGCCTCCACTGGGGAGTCCCCCCCACATCTTCTGTTCGACGCGTCCCTGCTTGTGCCCAACCCGCTGACATTCCAGGGCTTCTCCCAAGTGTCTGGTACGGATCGTTCCTTGCTAGGCGTCCGGTGTTGAAAGGAGTCACCATGACACGCGCTCGTTTCGCTTCAGTCCTCACGCTGGGGGCTTTCCTCGTCTTCAGCCCCGCCGGGGCGCTGGCTCAGTCCAATAACAACCCCGACAACCCGGAGTGCCTGGGCGACCGGTGCGGCATGCCGCTGGAGGTCGGCGGTGGCTGTGGTTGCGGCGCGGGCGGCAGCATCTGGGTGAACTACACGGACGACGGCGACACGCTGTCGTACACGGACGACGCGGACGGCGACGGCCGCGCGGATGACCGCGACAATTGTCCCTTCGTCTCCAACCGCGACCAGGCGGACGACGACGGTGACGGCGTGGGCAACGCCTGCGACAACTGCCCCACGCTCTCCAACTTCCAGCAGCGCGACGCGGACGGCGACGGCATCGGCGACGACTGCGACCCGGACCAGGACAACGACGGCCGCCCCAACGCGGAGGACAACTGCCCGCTGGTGCCCAACCCGAACCAAGAGGACCTGGACAAGGACGGCCAGGGTGACGTCTGCGATCTGGACGACGATAACGATAGCTGGCTCGACGGCGAAGACAACTGCCCCCGATTCGCCAATGTCGATCAGACGGTGATGCCCGAAGACATCACCGTGTGCCGCGTGGACGCGGACGGCGACAACATCTCCGACAGCAGCGACAACTGCCCCGGCGTGCCCAACCCCGACCAGCGTGACACGGACGGTGACGGTGTCGGCGACGCGTGCGACCCCGACATCGACGGCGACAGCGTGCTCAACACGCAGGACAACTGCCCCGCCGTCGAAAACCGCGACCAGCGCGACGACGACCGTGACGGCATTGGCGACGCGTGCGACACGCGCTACTGCCTGGTGACGAACCCCGAGCGCCCCGACGACTGCCTGGACCCGAAGTCGCCGTTCACCGTCAGCGCCGGTGGCCTGTTCCGCACGGACAAGGCCGGCATCACCATCCGCCCGCCGCTGTTCGCCAACCGCAACGGCGCGGCCATGGAGTACGAGTGGGTGGTGGTGAAGCGTCCCTCGGGTTCCACCGCCGTGGTGGAGCGTCCTCAGGGCGCGGTGACGCTCAGCCGCGACTGGCAGTACATGTACGTCGACGGCAGCGTGCCCACCTTCGTTCCGGACAAGAAGGGCGAGTACCAGCTCCAGCTGACCGCGCGCCTGGCCTTCTCCGACCGCGTGTTCCCCGACCAGCGCGTGTCCGCCTCCACCCTCACGGTGCTCGTGGGGGATGACTCGGAGGAGGGCAACAACTGCAGCTCGGTGCCCGCGGGCTTCAGCGCCACCGCCCTGGGCGCCGCGCTGCTCAGCGTGCTGATGCGCCGCCGCCGTCCCCAGCAGTAACCTCGCAGTCCCCCCCTCCAGGAGGTCCCTTCCGCATGCGCCGCTTCGTTCGTACCTCGCTGCTCGCGGCGGGCCTCCTGGCTTCGGGCCTGTGGTCCTGTTCGGACGCCATGCTCGAATCGAGGGTGGATGCGCTCTCCAACCTCGATGACCGGCTGACGCTCCAGGGGCGGGTGTGCACGCGCCCGCCCAGCCCCTCCGGCTTCCCGGTGAAGGTGGTGGTGGTCATCGACGAGTCGGGCAGCATGTGCGTCTCCGACCCGCCGGGCTCGCAGCTCGACAACGGCTTCTGCCAGCGCCGGGAGATTCTGGACATCATCCCGGAGGGCGTCACCGAGCCCGCGCGCGTGCGCGCCCTCAAGCGGCTGGTGCAGCAGTTCCGGGAAGTGAATGCGCAGGGCGGCAACGTGCAGGTGTCCGTCGCCCCCTTTGAAACGAACGTGCGCAACGTCTGGCCGCCCACCACGACGGGGGACCGCTTCGCCCGGCCGGACAACAACATCGACAGCTACATCGAGGGCCTGCAGAGCCAGCTGGGCAAGGGCACCGACTACCAGGGCGCCCTGTCCTACGCCTACAGCCTCATCTCCAGCGACATCAACGCGGTGGCGCAGTCCAACCCGGAGCTGCTGCCGCGCACGCGCTACGTCGTCGTCTTCCTGACCGACGGCACGCCGTATCCGCGCTGCTCGGCCACCGACAACCTCAGCGTCTACGCCGACCCGGACAACCCGGACCTGACGTGGGCGGACTCGCTGAGAGACTTCTGCAACCTCACCAACACCACGGACCAGATTGATGGGTTCGAGGTGGGGACGGACCGCAACCAGAACTACCAGCTGTTCAGCTACGTGCGGCGGCTGATGGAGTTGAAGGACCAGTACAACGTGGGCGATTTGCGCATGCACACGGTGCTGCTCTTCAACCAGGAAGCGGTGCGGGCGTGTGGCCCCATCTGCCAGGACATCTACGGCGTGTACCCGGGCGTGGAGCCGGCGCGCTATCCGGAGGCCGCGAAGAAGATCGCCGCGTGGCTGCTGCGGCGCTTCGCGGACATCGGCAACGGCGTGTACCAGGAGTTCAACGACACGGGCGAAATCTCCAACCTGGGCCTGGGCGCGCTGGACTACTCGTCGTTCGCCTCGCGCAACGTGATGAAGACGCTGATGGTGGAGTCGCTCAGCTCCGCGCCGGGTGACACCGGCCGCGTGCTGGACAGCGATGGGGACGGGGTGCCGGACTCCATCGACAACAGCTTCACGCTGAAGACCAACACCTTCGTGGCGGACAGCGACGGCGACTGCCTGGATGACGGCTTCGAATACCGCCGCGAGGACCAGGGCTTCCGCGCCGCCAATGATTTGGACGCGCGCGGGTGCAACCCGGCCTCGCCGCTGACGCCCAACTGCGTCTGCCGCGACACGGACGGTGACGGCCTGTCCCAGTTCGCCGAGGACTACCTGCGCACGCGCACCGGCATCGTGGACAGCGACGGAGACGGCGTGCCGGACGGCCTGGAGGCGCGCTGGGGGCTCAACCCGCTGGAGAACAGCGTGTCGGGCCTGGACACGGACGGTGACGGCATCCCGGACGCCCAGGAGCTGCGCGCGGGAAGTAATCCCACGCGCCGCGACAAGGCCTTCCACGAGCGCTTCGGCTACCAGTACGAGACGCGCATCGCGGAGGTCCGTCCCGACGGCAGCCTCTGCTACGACTTCACCGTGTCCAACCTGCAGCTCGTCACGCCGCCGGACCGCGCGGGCGTGAAGCAGGGCTACAACCTCTTCAAGGTGTGGTTCGCCGAGGCACCGGAGAGTGGCGTGAGCACGGACTACGGCGTGTGGCGCACCGCCTGCGCCTGGGCGCAGTATGCGCCGCCCAGCGTGCGGGTCCCGGTGGGGCCCGAGCTGACCTTCGAGGATGCTGACTTCCGCCGGCCCGACACCTTGAGCAACCCGTGGAACAACCAGAACGACTGCGTCGGAATCCCGCCCTCGGGGAGCGCCAATCCGTGAGCCGCGTTGTCCGAGTCCTGGCGGGCGTCCTGGTGGCCGTGGCGATGGTGATGGCGTGTACGGATTCCTATCTGTACGACCCTCGCCGTGACACGGAAGTGCCGGTGGACCGGGCGGTGACGTTGGAAGGCCGCTTCTGCACCGTGGGCAGCAACGAGGTGGTGCGGCCCATCAAGCTGGTGGTCGCCATGGACGCCTCGCAGTCCATGCGGGTGAGCGACCCGGACGGCGCTCGCGCCACCGCGCTGGTGGAGCTCATCCAGAACCTGCCCAGGGACCCGGAGGTGCACCTGGCGGTGATGCTCTTCGCGGGCAGCACCACGGCCTTCCTCACGCAGCAGCCGGGCAACCCGCCCCAGGACGGCTTCGTCCAGGTGTCCTCCATGGATGACGCCACGTTGCGGCGCCTGTCCGAGCAACTGCTCACCTTCCGCAACCCCGACACCTCGCCGAACCGGGACTCGACGGACTTCGTCAAGCCGCTGTCGGACATCTACTCGCTCATCAACACGGACATCGCGCGCAGCCGGCTGGACCCGGGCGGTGCGCAGGCGCTGGCGCAGGCGCGCTACTCCGTCATCTTCCTGTCGGACGGCAAGCCCACCAACGACCAGGACGACGAGTTGCTCCGGGGCGACGCGGTGGTGCGCATTCGCCAGCTGCGGGATTTGGTGGAGGACGTGCGCGTCAACACCGTGCACGTCTTCAACCCCACGCAGCCGGTGTCCTCGGTGTGTGACTTGTCTGGTGATGGGGGCTGCCCGCTGCTCATCATCAACCAGAACGCGGACCGGCTGGAGCAGATGGCCTCGCTGGGCGGCGGCAACTTCCGCGACTTCCGCAACAACGAGCCCATCAACTTCCTGGACTTCACCTTCGGCCAGGTGCGCCGCGCCTTCATCGTGAAGGAGATGGTGGCCTTCAACTTCTCCGCGCCGCCAGGCAGCCCGGTGGGCGAGGCGGACTCGGACGGTGATGGCCTGACGGACGCGCGCGAGCTGGAGCTGGGCACGGACCCGCACAAGGTGGACACGGACGGGGACGGCTTCAGCGACGGCGTGGAGGTGTACTTCCGCGACCGCGGCGTGGACTTCAACCCCACGCAGGAGGCCCTGCCCGACGGCGGCGGGCTGGACCGCGGCTGCCCGCCGGCGCTGCGCGGCGTGGACTCGGATTGCGACGGCCTGCTGGACTGCGACGAGCAGTTCGTGGGCACCAACGCGACGCTGGCGGACAGTGACCGGGACGGCGTGCCGGACGGCATGGAGTGGCTGGGCGGCACGCAGGGCGCCAGCAACGACTTGGACGAGGACCCGGACAACGACGGGCTGACGAACCGGATGGAGCTGCGGATGCACACCCGGCCGCTGGCGGTGGACACCGCGGACCTGTCGGTGAATGGCTACCGCTACGCCTTCGAGGCGGACGGCCCGCCGGACAACCTGGGCCGCCAGTGCTACCGCTTCCGCGTGGAGAACGTCCTGCTGGCCCCCACGATGGCGTCCGCGGACGACGCGGGCGTGGTGCAGCGCGGGGCGGGCTTCAACGACATCGCGATGTCCGTGGCCATGGTGCCCGGAGACGACCCCACCGCCCGGACGCTTGTCCGCACCTTCCGCGTGAATGACGTGCGCTACCCGGTGGGCGGCATCAAGTCGCCCGCCGACGGCGTCATCCGCGTGGAACCCGAGCAGTTCGTCGACGGCTGCCCCGGCCGCCCCGACGACGTGCCCCCGACGCCTTGAGAACCGACGCCATGCCCACCTCTGTCCGTCTGTTGCCGCTCGCGTTGCTCGTCCTCGTCGCCTGTTCGTCTGGAGGAGGCGAGACACCAGACGCGGGGACTCCCGTGGTGGAGGACCTGTGCAATTCGCGCGAGGAGGCGCTGACGCGGCCCGAGTGCGAACTCAAGCCGGGCGAGCCGCTGGAGCGCTTCCTGGCGCTGGACAGCGAGCCGCGCGCCGGTGACCAGGACTGGTACCGCATCGTCCTGCCGCCCGGCACCAACGCCCGCACGCTGCTGAACGTCAACGGGACGTACCTGGCGTCCAGCACCGCGGTGAATCTGTCCGTCACCATCCTGGGGCCGCTGCCGGACGGGAAGGAGGGCTCACTGGCGAAGAAGGAGGACAAGCACGCCCAGGGCGCGCCCCGTCCGGTGGACATCGTGTTGCCGCTGCGTGACGGGATGGAGAACCAGACGCTGCTGGTGCTGGTGCAGGACGCGCCAGACGTGCCGTCCCGGCCCAACTTCGACGCGCGCAACAAGTACCGGTTGACGGTGCGCATCGACCAGAACCCGGACGAGCAGGAGCCCAACGACACGCACGAGACGGCCACGCCGCTGGTGCTGACGCAGTCCGGGGAGATGCTGATGGGCGCCTCCACCGGCTATCTGGCCACCGACAACGACGTGGACCACTACGCCTTCGACCTGGCGGCGGGGAAGGTCGCCTACGTGCACATCAGCGCGCCCGACCTGGACTTCGTGCCCAACTGGCGCCTGTCCTACGAGCTGTGGCGCCCGGACTTCACGGAGAAGGAAGACGAAGGCGTGGTGCTGCCCCAGGTGCGCGGCGGCGAGCTGGCCACCGCGCGCAAAATCAAAGTGGAGCACGCGGGGCGGTGGACGCTGGTGGTGAAGGGCTACCGCGGCACCAATGACCGGGACACGGCCCAGGGAGACCTCGCGCAGCCCTACGAGGTGGAGGTTCGCGTGCTGGAGGAGGAGGACGCGCAGGACCGCACAACGACGGGCAATGACCGCGCGCAGGAGGCCACCGCGCGCAACCTCGTCAGCGCCACGCCCGGCGGCGCCGGCTCGTCTGTCTCCTTCACCGGCCGCCTGGGCTACATCCCCGACCGGGATTGGTACTCGGTGCGGCTGCCGGCCTTCAGCACCCCCACGTTGCTGCGCTACCGGCTGGTGCCGCTGGATACGGGGGGCCGCTTCCCCGCGCTGCCGGTGACGGCCTCGCGCGTGGTGCACGTGTTCACCCTGGTCGCCACCGGGGGCCCCCTGAGCGAGTCGCGGGAGAGCTGCGCCACCAACGCCGCCGTCTGCCCGCGCGACTTCTCGGAGAACCCCGACGCCCGGGGCCTGGTGGATCGCTTCTGCCGGCGCACGGATTTGCCCGCGCCCATGTGTCTGCACTCGTCTCGCGAGGAGGCCGTGGGCAACTCGCGCTTCACCGCCCTGAGCAACTTCCGGGGTGTCATCCCGGTTCCGGCGCATGACGCCGCGCTGATGTACTACTTCCTGGTGCAGGACAACGGCTCGTGGGTCGACGACAAGGACTACCGCCTGGAGGTGAGCTGGGATGTGGAGGATGCGGACGAGTTGTCTCGCTACGTCAATGGCGCGGAGGCGCCGGTGGCGCGGACGCTCGCGTCCACCACGGCCTTCCCGTCGCCGCCCGACACGGCGGAGTTCTCCGTCACGGGCCAGTTGTCGCACGGCCACGGCCGGCTGCGCAGCGGAATGGACCGCGTCAACGGGCTCGGGGTGCGTGGCCCGCTGGACTACGACGCCGTGCCTTCCGACGTGGACTCGTACGTGTTCGACCTGCCGTCGGTGCCTCCGCCGGAGGACCGGACGTGGCTGCTCCAGTGGGAGGTGGCGAAGCTGGCCGACGGTGGCACGCCGCACGGCCTGGCGCTGGACCTCACCTTCTGTGACGGCGATGCGACGGACGCCGGTGTTGGCACCTGCACGCCGGTGCGCACGGGCAACCGGGGGCCGCTGACGCTAGGCTACCGCTCGGACGCGCTGCGCGCCTGGCACACGCCGTCCAATGCGGGCACCAGCAGCCTGCAGCCGCTCTACCAGTTGGAGGACCGTCCCAACTCCACCGTCGTCACCCTGGCGCCCTATGCCTGCGGCTGCCTGGAGCGGCGCTTCATCCGCGGCGGCACCCTGCGCGTGGACGTGACGGCGTCGGAGCGGCTGGACTACG from Myxococcus xanthus encodes the following:
- the mtsC gene encoding cell-cell cohesion MYXO-CTERM protein MtsC, with product MTRARFASVLTLGAFLVFSPAGALAQSNNNPDNPECLGDRCGMPLEVGGGCGCGAGGSIWVNYTDDGDTLSYTDDADGDGRADDRDNCPFVSNRDQADDDGDGVGNACDNCPTLSNFQQRDADGDGIGDDCDPDQDNDGRPNAEDNCPLVPNPNQEDLDKDGQGDVCDLDDDNDSWLDGEDNCPRFANVDQTVMPEDITVCRVDADGDNISDSSDNCPGVPNPDQRDTDGDGVGDACDPDIDGDSVLNTQDNCPAVENRDQRDDDRDGIGDACDTRYCLVTNPERPDDCLDPKSPFTVSAGGLFRTDKAGITIRPPLFANRNGAAMEYEWVVVKRPSGSTAVVERPQGAVTLSRDWQYMYVDGSVPTFVPDKKGEYQLQLTARLAFSDRVFPDQRVSASTLTVLVGDDSEEGNNCSSVPAGFSATALGAALLSVLMRRRRPQQ
- a CDS encoding vWA domain-containing protein, producing the protein MSRVVRVLAGVLVAVAMVMACTDSYLYDPRRDTEVPVDRAVTLEGRFCTVGSNEVVRPIKLVVAMDASQSMRVSDPDGARATALVELIQNLPRDPEVHLAVMLFAGSTTAFLTQQPGNPPQDGFVQVSSMDDATLRRLSEQLLTFRNPDTSPNRDSTDFVKPLSDIYSLINTDIARSRLDPGGAQALAQARYSVIFLSDGKPTNDQDDELLRGDAVVRIRQLRDLVEDVRVNTVHVFNPTQPVSSVCDLSGDGGCPLLIINQNADRLEQMASLGGGNFRDFRNNEPINFLDFTFGQVRRAFIVKEMVAFNFSAPPGSPVGEADSDGDGLTDARELELGTDPHKVDTDGDGFSDGVEVYFRDRGVDFNPTQEALPDGGGLDRGCPPALRGVDSDCDGLLDCDEQFVGTNATLADSDRDGVPDGMEWLGGTQGASNDLDEDPDNDGLTNRMELRMHTRPLAVDTADLSVNGYRYAFEADGPPDNLGRQCYRFRVENVLLAPTMASADDAGVVQRGAGFNDIAMSVAMVPGDDPTARTLVRTFRVNDVRYPVGGIKSPADGVIRVEPEQFVDGCPGRPDDVPPTP
- the mtsD gene encoding cell-cell cohesion protein MtsD; this encodes MRRFVRTSLLAAGLLASGLWSCSDAMLESRVDALSNLDDRLTLQGRVCTRPPSPSGFPVKVVVVIDESGSMCVSDPPGSQLDNGFCQRREILDIIPEGVTEPARVRALKRLVQQFREVNAQGGNVQVSVAPFETNVRNVWPPTTTGDRFARPDNNIDSYIEGLQSQLGKGTDYQGALSYAYSLISSDINAVAQSNPELLPRTRYVVVFLTDGTPYPRCSATDNLSVYADPDNPDLTWADSLRDFCNLTNTTDQIDGFEVGTDRNQNYQLFSYVRRLMELKDQYNVGDLRMHTVLLFNQEAVRACGPICQDIYGVYPGVEPARYPEAAKKIAAWLLRRFADIGNGVYQEFNDTGEISNLGLGALDYSSFASRNVMKTLMVESLSSAPGDTGRVLDSDGDGVPDSIDNSFTLKTNTFVADSDGDCLDDGFEYRREDQGFRAANDLDARGCNPASPLTPNCVCRDTDGDGLSQFAEDYLRTRTGIVDSDGDGVPDGLEARWGLNPLENSVSGLDTDGDGIPDAQELRAGSNPTRRDKAFHERFGYQYETRIAEVRPDGSLCYDFTVSNLQLVTPPDRAGVKQGYNLFKVWFAEAPESGVSTDYGVWRTACAWAQYAPPSVRVPVGPELTFEDADFRRPDTLSNPWNNQNDCVGIPPSGSANP